One window of Puntigrus tetrazona isolate hp1 chromosome 14, ASM1883169v1, whole genome shotgun sequence genomic DNA carries:
- the sept6 gene encoding septin-6 isoform X3: MQERTMAATEIARQAGEGARAVPLSGHVGFDSMPDQLVNKSVNHGFCFNILCVGETGLGKSTLMDTLFNTKFEGEPTQHNQPGVQLKSNTYELQESNVRLKLTVVNTVGFGDQINKEDSYKSIVEFIDAQFEAYLQEELKIKRTLHSYHDTRIHACLYFIAPTGHSLKSLDLVTMKKLDSKVNIIPIIAKSDAISKSELAKFKIKITSELVSNGVQIYQFPTDDETVAEINSTMNGHLPFAVVGSTEEVKIGNKMVRARQYPWGTVQVENENHCDFVKLREMLIRVNMEDLREQTHTRHYELYRRCKLEEMGFKDTDPDSKPFSLQETYEAKRNEFMGELQKKEEEMRQMFVQRVKEKEAELKEAEKELHEKFDRLKKLHQDEKKKLEDKKKSLDDELNSFKQKRTAAELLQAQTQQAGSSATLKKDKERKNFF, encoded by the exons ATGCAGGAGAGAACCATGGCGGCCACTGAGATAGCTAGACAAGCG ggaGAAGGTGCACGTGCCGTCCCACTCTCTGGTCATGTTGGCTTCGACAGCATGCCGGACCAGCTGGTCAACAAGTCCGTCAACCATGGCTTCTGCTTCAATATCCTCTGCGTGG GCGAGACGGGTTTGGGAAAGTCCACCCTCATGGACACCCTATTTAACACCAAATTTGAGGGTGAACCTACACAGCACAATCAGCCGGGGGTACAGCTCAAATCCAACACTTACGAGCTGCAGGAGAGCAACGTTCGCCTCAAGCTCACCGTGGTCAACACCGTCGGCTTTGGAGATCAGATCAACAAAGAGGACAG TTACAAATCTATTGTGGAGTTTATCGATGCTCAGTTTGAAGCGTACCTTCAGGAGGAACTGAAGATTAAGCGCACCCTACACAGTTATCATGATACACGGATTCACGCCTGTCTGTATTTCATCGCTCCTACTGGACACTCACTAAAGTCCCTTGACCTGGTTACCATGAAGAAGTTGGACAGTAAG GTGAATATCATCCCCATCATTGCCAAATCAGACGCCATCTCAAAGAGTGAACTTGCTAAGTTCAAAATTAAGATCACAAGTGAGTTGGTGAGCAACGGAGTCCAGATCTACCAGTTTCCCACGGATGATGAGACTGTGGCAGAGATCAACTCAACCATGAAT GGTCATTTGCCTTTTGCAGTGGTGGGAAGCACTGAGGAAGTGAAGATTGGGAACAAGATGGTGCGAGCACGCCAGTACCCTTGGGGAACCGTCCAGG tgGAGAATGAGAATCACTGTGATTTCGTGAAACTGAGAGAAATGCTGATCAGGGTCAACATGGAGGACCTGCGGGAACAGACTCACACTCGCCACTATGAACTGTACCGCCGCTGCAAGCTGGAGGAGATGGGATTCAAAGACACAGATCCTGACAGCAAACCTTTCAG CCTCCAGGAAACGTATGAGGCCAAGAGGAATGAGTTCATGGGTGAACTGcagaagaaagaggaggagatgAGGCAGATGTTTGTCCAGAGAGTCAAAGAGAAGGAGGCAGAGTTAAAAGAGGCAGAAAAGGAG CTTCATGAAAAGTTTGACCGCCTCAAGAAGCTTCACCAGGATGAAAAGAAGAAACTTGAGGACAAGAAGAAGTCTCTTGATGATGAGCTAAACAGCTTCAAGCAGAAGAGGACTGCTGCTGAGCTGCTGCAGGCCCAGACCCAGCAGGCAGGGAGCTCCGCCACACTCAAGAAGGataaagagaggaaaaa CTTCTTTTAA
- the sept6 gene encoding septin-6 isoform X1 — translation MQERTMAATEIARQAGEGARAVPLSGHVGFDSMPDQLVNKSVNHGFCFNILCVGETGLGKSTLMDTLFNTKFEGEPTQHNQPGVQLKSNTYELQESNVRLKLTVVNTVGFGDQINKEDSYKSIVEFIDAQFEAYLQEELKIKRTLHSYHDTRIHACLYFIAPTGHSLKSLDLVTMKKLDSKVNIIPIIAKSDAISKSELAKFKIKITSELVSNGVQIYQFPTDDETVAEINSTMNGHLPFAVVGSTEEVKIGNKMVRARQYPWGTVQVENENHCDFVKLREMLIRVNMEDLREQTHTRHYELYRRCKLEEMGFKDTDPDSKPFSLQETYEAKRNEFMGELQKKEEEMRQMFVQRVKEKEAELKEAEKELHEKFDRLKKLHQDEKKKLEDKKKSLDDELNSFKQKRTAAELLQAQTQQAGSSATLKKDKERKNNPWLCTE, via the exons ATGCAGGAGAGAACCATGGCGGCCACTGAGATAGCTAGACAAGCG ggaGAAGGTGCACGTGCCGTCCCACTCTCTGGTCATGTTGGCTTCGACAGCATGCCGGACCAGCTGGTCAACAAGTCCGTCAACCATGGCTTCTGCTTCAATATCCTCTGCGTGG GCGAGACGGGTTTGGGAAAGTCCACCCTCATGGACACCCTATTTAACACCAAATTTGAGGGTGAACCTACACAGCACAATCAGCCGGGGGTACAGCTCAAATCCAACACTTACGAGCTGCAGGAGAGCAACGTTCGCCTCAAGCTCACCGTGGTCAACACCGTCGGCTTTGGAGATCAGATCAACAAAGAGGACAG TTACAAATCTATTGTGGAGTTTATCGATGCTCAGTTTGAAGCGTACCTTCAGGAGGAACTGAAGATTAAGCGCACCCTACACAGTTATCATGATACACGGATTCACGCCTGTCTGTATTTCATCGCTCCTACTGGACACTCACTAAAGTCCCTTGACCTGGTTACCATGAAGAAGTTGGACAGTAAG GTGAATATCATCCCCATCATTGCCAAATCAGACGCCATCTCAAAGAGTGAACTTGCTAAGTTCAAAATTAAGATCACAAGTGAGTTGGTGAGCAACGGAGTCCAGATCTACCAGTTTCCCACGGATGATGAGACTGTGGCAGAGATCAACTCAACCATGAAT GGTCATTTGCCTTTTGCAGTGGTGGGAAGCACTGAGGAAGTGAAGATTGGGAACAAGATGGTGCGAGCACGCCAGTACCCTTGGGGAACCGTCCAGG tgGAGAATGAGAATCACTGTGATTTCGTGAAACTGAGAGAAATGCTGATCAGGGTCAACATGGAGGACCTGCGGGAACAGACTCACACTCGCCACTATGAACTGTACCGCCGCTGCAAGCTGGAGGAGATGGGATTCAAAGACACAGATCCTGACAGCAAACCTTTCAG CCTCCAGGAAACGTATGAGGCCAAGAGGAATGAGTTCATGGGTGAACTGcagaagaaagaggaggagatgAGGCAGATGTTTGTCCAGAGAGTCAAAGAGAAGGAGGCAGAGTTAAAAGAGGCAGAAAAGGAG CTTCATGAAAAGTTTGACCGCCTCAAGAAGCTTCACCAGGATGAAAAGAAGAAACTTGAGGACAAGAAGAAGTCTCTTGATGATGAGCTAAACAGCTTCAAGCAGAAGAGGACTGCTGCTGAGCTGCTGCAGGCCCAGACCCAGCAGGCAGGGAGCTCCGCCACACTCAAGAAGGataaagagaggaaaaa TAATCCCTGGCTCTGCACTGAGTAG
- the sept6 gene encoding septin-6 isoform X2, whose protein sequence is MQERTMAATEIARQAGEGARAVPLSGHVGFDSMPDQLVNKSVNHGFCFNILCVGETGLGKSTLMDTLFNTKFEGEPTQHNQPGVQLKSNTYELQESNVRLKLTVVNTVGFGDQINKEDSYKSIVEFIDAQFEAYLQEELKIKRTLHSYHDTRIHACLYFIAPTGHSLKSLDLVTMKKLDSKVNIIPIIAKSDAISKSELAKFKIKITSELVSNGVQIYQFPTDDETVAEINSTMNGHLPFAVVGSTEEVKIGNKMVRARQYPWGTVQVENENHCDFVKLREMLIRVNMEDLREQTHTRHYELYRRCKLEEMGFKDTDPDSKPFSLQETYEAKRNEFMGELQKKEEEMRQMFVQRVKEKEAELKEAEKELHEKFDRLKKLHQDEKKKLEDKKKSLDDELNSFKQKRTAAELLQAQTQQAGSSATLKKDKERKNSGFL, encoded by the exons ATGCAGGAGAGAACCATGGCGGCCACTGAGATAGCTAGACAAGCG ggaGAAGGTGCACGTGCCGTCCCACTCTCTGGTCATGTTGGCTTCGACAGCATGCCGGACCAGCTGGTCAACAAGTCCGTCAACCATGGCTTCTGCTTCAATATCCTCTGCGTGG GCGAGACGGGTTTGGGAAAGTCCACCCTCATGGACACCCTATTTAACACCAAATTTGAGGGTGAACCTACACAGCACAATCAGCCGGGGGTACAGCTCAAATCCAACACTTACGAGCTGCAGGAGAGCAACGTTCGCCTCAAGCTCACCGTGGTCAACACCGTCGGCTTTGGAGATCAGATCAACAAAGAGGACAG TTACAAATCTATTGTGGAGTTTATCGATGCTCAGTTTGAAGCGTACCTTCAGGAGGAACTGAAGATTAAGCGCACCCTACACAGTTATCATGATACACGGATTCACGCCTGTCTGTATTTCATCGCTCCTACTGGACACTCACTAAAGTCCCTTGACCTGGTTACCATGAAGAAGTTGGACAGTAAG GTGAATATCATCCCCATCATTGCCAAATCAGACGCCATCTCAAAGAGTGAACTTGCTAAGTTCAAAATTAAGATCACAAGTGAGTTGGTGAGCAACGGAGTCCAGATCTACCAGTTTCCCACGGATGATGAGACTGTGGCAGAGATCAACTCAACCATGAAT GGTCATTTGCCTTTTGCAGTGGTGGGAAGCACTGAGGAAGTGAAGATTGGGAACAAGATGGTGCGAGCACGCCAGTACCCTTGGGGAACCGTCCAGG tgGAGAATGAGAATCACTGTGATTTCGTGAAACTGAGAGAAATGCTGATCAGGGTCAACATGGAGGACCTGCGGGAACAGACTCACACTCGCCACTATGAACTGTACCGCCGCTGCAAGCTGGAGGAGATGGGATTCAAAGACACAGATCCTGACAGCAAACCTTTCAG CCTCCAGGAAACGTATGAGGCCAAGAGGAATGAGTTCATGGGTGAACTGcagaagaaagaggaggagatgAGGCAGATGTTTGTCCAGAGAGTCAAAGAGAAGGAGGCAGAGTTAAAAGAGGCAGAAAAGGAG CTTCATGAAAAGTTTGACCGCCTCAAGAAGCTTCACCAGGATGAAAAGAAGAAACTTGAGGACAAGAAGAAGTCTCTTGATGATGAGCTAAACAGCTTCAAGCAGAAGAGGACTGCTGCTGAGCTGCTGCAGGCCCAGACCCAGCAGGCAGGGAGCTCCGCCACACTCAAGAAGGataaagagaggaaaaa TTCAGGATTCCTGTAG
- the sept6 gene encoding septin-6 isoform X4, with protein MQERTMAATEIARQAGEGARAVPLSGHVGFDSMPDQLVNKSVNHGFCFNILCVGETGLGKSTLMDTLFNTKFEGEPTQHNQPGVQLKSNTYELQESNVRLKLTVVNTVGFGDQINKEDSYKSIVEFIDAQFEAYLQEELKIKRTLHSYHDTRIHACLYFIAPTGHSLKSLDLVTMKKLDSKVNIIPIIAKSDAISKSELAKFKIKITSELVSNGVQIYQFPTDDETVAEINSTMNGHLPFAVVGSTEEVKIGNKMVRARQYPWGTVQVENENHCDFVKLREMLIRVNMEDLREQTHTRHYELYRRCKLEEMGFKDTDPDSKPFSLQETYEAKRNEFMGELQKKEEEMRQMFVQRVKEKEAELKEAEKELHEKFDRLKKLHQDEKKKLEDKKKSLDDELNSFKQKRTAAELLQAQTQQAGSSATLKKDKERKN; from the exons ATGCAGGAGAGAACCATGGCGGCCACTGAGATAGCTAGACAAGCG ggaGAAGGTGCACGTGCCGTCCCACTCTCTGGTCATGTTGGCTTCGACAGCATGCCGGACCAGCTGGTCAACAAGTCCGTCAACCATGGCTTCTGCTTCAATATCCTCTGCGTGG GCGAGACGGGTTTGGGAAAGTCCACCCTCATGGACACCCTATTTAACACCAAATTTGAGGGTGAACCTACACAGCACAATCAGCCGGGGGTACAGCTCAAATCCAACACTTACGAGCTGCAGGAGAGCAACGTTCGCCTCAAGCTCACCGTGGTCAACACCGTCGGCTTTGGAGATCAGATCAACAAAGAGGACAG TTACAAATCTATTGTGGAGTTTATCGATGCTCAGTTTGAAGCGTACCTTCAGGAGGAACTGAAGATTAAGCGCACCCTACACAGTTATCATGATACACGGATTCACGCCTGTCTGTATTTCATCGCTCCTACTGGACACTCACTAAAGTCCCTTGACCTGGTTACCATGAAGAAGTTGGACAGTAAG GTGAATATCATCCCCATCATTGCCAAATCAGACGCCATCTCAAAGAGTGAACTTGCTAAGTTCAAAATTAAGATCACAAGTGAGTTGGTGAGCAACGGAGTCCAGATCTACCAGTTTCCCACGGATGATGAGACTGTGGCAGAGATCAACTCAACCATGAAT GGTCATTTGCCTTTTGCAGTGGTGGGAAGCACTGAGGAAGTGAAGATTGGGAACAAGATGGTGCGAGCACGCCAGTACCCTTGGGGAACCGTCCAGG tgGAGAATGAGAATCACTGTGATTTCGTGAAACTGAGAGAAATGCTGATCAGGGTCAACATGGAGGACCTGCGGGAACAGACTCACACTCGCCACTATGAACTGTACCGCCGCTGCAAGCTGGAGGAGATGGGATTCAAAGACACAGATCCTGACAGCAAACCTTTCAG CCTCCAGGAAACGTATGAGGCCAAGAGGAATGAGTTCATGGGTGAACTGcagaagaaagaggaggagatgAGGCAGATGTTTGTCCAGAGAGTCAAAGAGAAGGAGGCAGAGTTAAAAGAGGCAGAAAAGGAG CTTCATGAAAAGTTTGACCGCCTCAAGAAGCTTCACCAGGATGAAAAGAAGAAACTTGAGGACAAGAAGAAGTCTCTTGATGATGAGCTAAACAGCTTCAAGCAGAAGAGGACTGCTGCTGAGCTGCTGCAGGCCCAGACCCAGCAGGCAGGGAGCTCCGCCACACTCAAGAAGGataaagagaggaaaaa TTAA
- the sowahd gene encoding ankyrin repeat domain-containing protein SOWAHC: MYEGPVSYEEHFNDPTGEAALPSEAPNDSDCEASGSNASDAYSPKGRLTCQFRSNLEERLSRHGARPASPAFGASSRRTRFQKQLEESGSSASRRLSVDASEKGSLTPAMRKKYLKELFLSNKSGLSSILSSKHKSSGEEEAPYGDTLNSGALWALDPMEHAWMLSVVDGNYDTMLEFLAEDPSLLSRKDFISGFTALHWLAKNGKDETLIQLLGHAEKVGLSVNVNLRGSGGLTPLHVAAMQNQYTVVKALVGAFSADVDVMDYSGKRAWQYLRDDAPTEMKELLGAWDDEHSVGYLNANNSASQAQPAEEHTQESRVEMDGSGGITRHRFSSFRRLLFSVGLLEKI; the protein is encoded by the coding sequence ATGTATGAGGGGCCCGTCAGCTATgaggaacattttaatgacCCTACGGGAGAAGCAGCACTGCCCTCGGAAGCACCGAACGACTCGGACTGTGAAGCTTCGGGCAGTAACGCAAGCGATGCATATTCCCCTAAAGGCAGGCTAACGTGCCAGTTCCGCTCAAATTTGGAGGAGCGGCTGTCAAGGCACGGGGCTCGACCCGCGTCTCCCGCGTTTGGCGCCTCCTCGCGCAGAACCAGATTTCAGAAACAGCTGGAGGAATCGGGCAGCAGCGCCTCCCGCAGACTGTCGGTGGACGCGTCGGAGAAGGGCTCGCTCACCCCCGCTATGCGCAAGAAGTACCTGAAAGAGTTGTTTTTGAGTAACAAGTCTGGATTGTCGAGCATTTTATCATCCAAACACAAATCTTCAGGAGAAGAGGAGGCTCCGTATGGGGACACTTTGAACAGCGGCGCGCTCTGGGCTCTGGATCCTATGGAGCACGCTTGGATGCTTTCAGTTGTGGATGGAAATTATGACACTATGCTGGAATTTCTCGCTGAAGATCCCAGCTTGTTGAGCAGAAAAGACTTTATCAGTGGTTTCACGGCTCTTCACTGGTTGGCCAAAAATGGAAAGGACGAGACACTGATTCAGCTTCTCGGGCATGCAGAAAAAGTGGGGCTGTCAGTGAATGTGAACTTGAGAGGCAGCGGAGGTCTGACGCCTCTTCATGTAGCTGCCATGCAGAACCAGTACACAGTCGTGAAGGCTTTGGTCGGTGCGTTCAGTGCTGATGTAGACGTCATGGACTACAGTGGGAAAAGAGCATGGCAGTATCTCAGAGACGACGCACCGACAGAAATGAAGGAGCTTCTGGGAGCTTGGGATGACGAGCACTCTGTGGGGTACTTGAATGCAAACAACAGCGCGAGTCAAGCACAGCCAGCTGAGGAACACACTCAAGAAAGCAGAGTGGAGATGGACGGGTCGGGAGGAATCACACGCCACAGATTCTCGTCCTTTAGGAGGCTGTTATTCAGTGTCGGTCTGCTTGAAAAAATCTGA
- the rpl39 gene encoding 60S ribosomal protein L39, with protein sequence MASHKTFRIKRFLAKKQKQNRPIPQWIRMKTGNKIRYNSKRRHWRRTKLGL encoded by the exons ATG GCGTCGCACAAGACTTTCCGAATCAAACGCTTCCTCGCTAAGAAGCAGAAGCAGAACAGGCCGATCCCACAGTGGATTAGGATGAAAACCGGCAACAAGATCAG GTACAACTCCAAGAGGAGGCACTGGAGAAGGACCAAGCTGGGCTTGTAA
- the upf3b gene encoding regulator of nonsense transcripts 3B, with translation MKEDKENTRPREKKVEIKCDDTEKAEKPNKEKKEAMTKIVIRRLPPSLTKEDLVEQLQPLPELDYLEFFSSDTSLFPHLFARAYLNFKNQDDIVLFRDRFDGYVFIDNRGQEYPAIVEFAPFQKIAKKRSKKKDAKSGTIEDDVDYKKFLEFYNGDEEKFPSNPETLLEEIEAKTKELSSKKTTPLLDFLKNKQRIREEKKEERRRRELERKRLRDEERRKWREEDRRKRKEAEKLKKGEKASDKDKDQAKDELPKIKLLKKTEKADEGDIEKPKDRSRKQDREKQKEDRLPVGGDAKKRQNGEHREERGGKSEDSGHKNYRDRDGERERDRDRERERRQKEKERIRRQDEDRRKRERQDGEHAYKKRDEDGKKDKERVWEKRKNENTGETSVNAHSEKPSRDKKEDSAKKDRLRNKDRPAIQLYQPGGRSRNRGGGGTGGDGPAAEKRAERESKNTPEKAAE, from the exons ATGAAGGAGGACAAGGAAAACACGCGTCCAAGAGAAAAGAAAGTGGAAATAAAATGCGACGATACTGAGAAAGCAGAGAAGCCAAATAAAGAGAAGAAGGAGGCTATGACAAAG aTCGTGATCCGACGTCTCCCTCCAAGTTTGACTAAAGAAGACTTAGTGGAACAACTGCAGCCTCTTCCAGAGCTGGATTACCTGGAGTTTTTCTCTAGCGATACTAG tctttTCCCACATCTGTTTGCAAGAGCCTATCTGAATTTCAAGAATCAAGATGACATAGTCCTCTTCAGAGACCGGTTTGATGGCTATGTCTTCATTGATAATCGAG GTCAAGAATATCCAGCGATTGTTGAGTTTGCGCCATTCCAGAAAATAGCTAAGAAAAGGAGCAAAAAGAAAGATGCCAAAAGTGGAACGATTGAAGATG ATGTTGATTACAAAAAATTTTTGGAGTTCTACAATGGCGACGAGGAAAAATTTCCTTCCAACCCTGAGACTTTACTTGAGGAAATAGAGGCCAAGACAAAGGAACTCAGTT ctaaaaaaacaacacctctCTTGGACTTCCTCAAGAATAAACAG AGGAttagagaagagaagaaagaggagaGGAGACGGAGAGAACTAGAACGTAAACGCCTGCGAGATGAAGAACGGCGCAAATGGAGAGAGGAggacagaagaaaaagaaaagaggccgagaaactgaaaaaaggagaaaaggcATCTGATAAGGATAAGGACCAAGCTAAAGATGAACTGCCAAAAATTAAG CTCTTGAAAAAAACCGAGAAAGCAGATGAGGGTGATATTGAGAAGCCAAAGGACAGGTCCAGGAAACAAGACCGAGAGAAACAGAAGGAAGACCGGCTTCCTGTAGGAGGAGATGCAAAGAAACGTCAGAATGGTGAACACAGAGAAGAGAGGGGGGGAAA GTCAGAGGATAGCGGGCATAAAAATTACAGAGACCGCGACGGAGAGCGAGAGCGAGAccgggacagagagagagagagaagacagaaagaaaaagagcgaATCCGAAGACAGGACGAAGATCGGAGGAAAAGGGAACGTCAAGATGGAGAACACGCCTACAAAAAGAGAGATGAGGATGGGAAGAAGGACAAGGAGCGTGTTtgggagaaaagaaagaatgaaaacacCGGAGAAACCTCCGTTAATGCTCACTCTGAAAAGCCATCAAGGGACAAAAAAGAAGACAGTGCCAAAAAAGACCGTCTGAGAAACAAG GATCGGCCTGCAATTCAGCTGTACCAGCCTGGAGGGAGGAGCCGTAACCGGGGCGGAGGAGGAACAGGAGGAGATGGACCGGCAGCGGAGAAGAGAGCTGAGCGGGAGTCCAAGAACACTCCAGAGAAAGCTGCTGAGTGA
- the ndufa1 gene encoding NADH dehydrogenase [ubiquinone] 1 alpha subcomplex subunit 1 has protein sequence MWYEILPGFAIMTVCLMIPGIAGTHIQKLTNRNKEKRVVHVPYQLYLMERDKRVSGTGTHYHTKGLENIN, from the exons ATGTGGTATGAGATACTGCCCGGTTTTGCTATAATGACAGTTTGTCTGATGATTCCTGGCATCGCAGGTACTCACATCCAGAAGTTAACAAACCGTAACAAG GAAAAGAGGGTCGTACACGTTCCCTATCAGTTGTACTTAATGGAGAGAGACAAGAGAGTGTCAGGAACTGGGACACACTACCACACCAAG GGACTTGAAAACATCAATTGA